From Solibacillus sp. FSL W7-1464:
AGTTGATTTCTTTTTCCGTTATTCCATCCGGTGACCCCAGCATTTCAGCCCACCCTTTTATTCCTGTCAGCGGTGTTCGGAGCTCATGGGAAATGGAAGAAATAAAATCATTTTTTAACTGGTCTGTTTTGACAATCTCATCCGCCATATAATTCAGCGTTTTTGACATTTCGCCTAATTCGTCCGGATAATCTTCCTTGATTCTTTTTTCGAAGTGCCCTTTTGCCATCGTTCCTGTAAAGTGAATGATTTCATTAAATGGCTTCACAATCGACTGGGCTAACCGGAGGGCTACAAGAAAGACAATTGCCGCGACTCCGATACAAAGTAAAATGCCGTATCCTAACAGGCTTTGGATGAGGTGGTCGGTCTCTGTTAATGACGTCGTATAGCGGAGTACACCTATCACTTTCCCGTCAAGAATCAGCGGGATATACGTTGCCAAAACTTTCTCTTCTGTCTGTTCAAGCTCCTCCTTTTCATAATAAGGGCTATAGGAAGAAAAGAGATCCGGATTCACTGTATAGCTGGTGTCTTCGTAAAAACCTGTAGAAGACTGAACCATTTCACCATCGCTATTTAACAGCTGCAGTTCTGCACCGTCAAACTCAAAGCTTTTTACACCGAAGTCACCGAAATCTTTTATTCTATCGGAAGTAAGCTCGATTTCATTGGCCCACCTAGGATGGATTGCCTCAACATGTTGTTGAAACGTATTGGCGATACCTTGGTAATAATACTTTGTCACTGCGCCCCAAAACACCGTCATCACAAGGGTTAACGTCAAAATAATGATGATCATGAAATAACGAATGACTCTCCGTTTCATTCGTTAACCTTCCAGTGGTAACCGCGTCCCCATTCTGTACATAAATACATTGGGGAGGAAGGATCTTTTTCGATTTTCTGGCGAATCCTTCTAATGTTGACATCCACTACTTTTAATTCGCCAACATAATGTTCGCCCCACACAACATCCAATAACTCATTCCTTGTAAACAATTCGTTTGGATGCTCCATTAGAAAATGCAGCAGGGAGAATTCAGTCGGTGTCAGTTTCACTACTTCATCAGAACTGTAAAATTTATTGTTTTTTATATCCATTTTGAAGTCTCCGGAAATCAGCATATCGCTCATTTTGGAAGTTGCCGCATCAGTGACATTTATTCTCCGCAAGAGCGAAAAAATTCTTACTTCCAATTCCTGCAGACTAAACGGTTTACATAAATAATCATCGGCCCCTATTACAAGGCCATCGATTTTATCCTTCTGTTGAGTTTTGGCCGTAATCATGATGATGCCTACCTTTTGATTCATTTTCCTGATCTGTTCGCAAACTGCAAATCCATCGATTCCCGGCAACATGAGATCGAGCAAAACAACGTCAAAAATCTTATTTTCAAATAATTGTAATGCCTGTTCTCCTGATTCGGCTTCCACCACTTCATAGCCTTTTTTTCTCAAACTTAATGAGACAAAACTTCGAATGGATAATTCATCTTCAACAACTAGGATGTTTGTCATATTTGCCCCCGCTTACAACTCGAATTGTTCCAAATGAAATGCTTCAACAGGAAAATCCGGGTGTTCTTCTATCGTCGTATAATATATCGTATCTTTCGTTTCTTTTAATATTGTATGCGCAGAATTCGGTGTTTCTTTATTCGCCCATATTACATCAAACAGCAGATTATTGTTGGCAAGTGATACAAGTTGAATGCCGTTTTCTATCTTCTTAATGGTCACTTTACCGTGCCATTTTTCCGGAATATCTATATAAAAAGTATGTTCAAAGTTGGTGGCCCGTTCTGTCACTTGTTTAGAAGTGCCGTTGATGGAATAGGTGACATAGCGCACGATGTACGGAGTTTCAGTTGAGTCTTCCTCTACCCATCCTTCGGGCAAATACGTTTCACCGACTTCCATTATGCCGTCTTCATTCCTATCCGCGCTGTATAAAGGAAGCGATTTATACGCGAGGTCACCCTGTTCAGCACCTACCTTTATCAGTGTTGTACCGTCATAAGCAATAATTTCGGTTAGCATAGCGTTCACACCAATTGCACTATCGACAAATAATGCGTGATTCCCGTCATTTAGTTTTCCGCTCTTCATCCTCTTATGAAAAGCATAGCTGTTTAAAGAAACTGCAGATAGGGACACTAAATCCCCCAATTCATAGTGAAATAATTCAGCGGTATAGAATGCTCTTCTTTCGCCGTCCACAAGAAGAAGTTCCAATTTTTCATCAGTATTATAATCTGAAATATCAAGCCCTTCATAACTGCGTTCGACCGTCTTTTTCAAGCTCCTGTCCTGCCATACATAAATCATCATCTGTTTTTTCGTTTCAAACTCACTTTCGCCTAAACCCACTACTACTTCCATGACCCCGTCTTTATCCAAGTCATGTAGCCCAAAGTAATCGATTGCCTGCCCATTTGGTTCGATATGCGCCGCTTCGTGCCACTTTGCGTTTTCTTCTTGTAAAACAGCGATATGGATTTGCGATTTCTGTTGTGGATTTCTGTATAAGACAATGGCTTCCTGCTGTCCGTCACCATCCAGATCCTCGATAAAAATGGACTGATTTTTATCGTTTTGCACAGGTGTGACAAGTTCACTGGAAGGTGGTAACAATACTTTTAGCTGTTGTTCTAGATTTCTTTTTTGCTCGTCTTGCTGCTGTGGTGAAGTAATTAATTCATTTGGAGATTTTACAAGATCGCATCCCGCGAGCAATGCAATCAATAAAATCGTTACCCATCCAATGCCTTTTCTCATACGCACCCCTAACTAACGCTGGCTTTAATCGTTTTCTGGAATAAGTTTATTATATAGCCAACTCCTACGGAAAGAGTTACAAAAAGGTTACAGTTCAAATTTATGTATAATAGGGAAATGAAAAAACTTGCATCCAATGTTTCGATTGGCTGCAAGCTCTGTCGGAGTTATTTTATAGTGGCTGAACATTTTTCATGATTATTTTACTGTTAGGAAGACTTGGAATGCTCACTTTGCTGTAGCTTAAATCCTGCTCCGGCACATCATAAGTCATTCGGTTCACTAAAAAATCCAGGCTCACTTTCATTACTTCGATTGTTACCCATTCCCCTGCACAGCGGTGGCCCAAATAGTGGTCGCCGCCACCTTGCGGAATAAAGCTGAACGGACTGTCATCCCAATTTTCAAAACGGCTTGGCTGAAATACGTCGGGGTTCTCCCAAATCGCCGGGTCATGATTTGTACCATACAGGTCTAACAGCGTCAATGTTCCTTCTTCGAACGTGTAATCTTTCCACGTAAACGCTTCTTTTACTTCGGCAGCGGCAAATGGGAAGAACGGATAAAAACGGCGCACTTCCTGAACAAACATTTGTGCCAGTTTTCCGTCACCGGATTTCAGCTTCTCACGCTCTTCCGCGTAATGATGGACGGCAAGTGCTGAAAAGTTGATATAAACGGAAATCGCGACGATCGGTCGTAAAATATTGATGACTTCCACTGCGGCGACTTTGGTGTCCAGGAGATTCCCCTCCAGATCCCGATGCCACGAAAATGCGTGCAATGCCGTTCCTTCTTCGGGATTTAATTTACCATCGCGTACTTGGTCGATTAATTCGCCTACCCACTTTTCCACCCGGTTCCGCGCATGTCTTCCCGCCCAATGCGATGGTCCGACAGCAGTTGCCGACTCGAACATTGCCCGTAAATCGTCCGCCAGTTTCTTGATCTCCTCTTCTTCCACCGGCACACCTGCCCACTCACAGGCAGTACGGCACATGATGTCCAATGTTTCTTCGTATAGTTCGATTTCTTCCATCCGCTGCCACTTGTCCAATGCGTGTTCCCACTGTTTCGCATGGATTTCATTCAGTTTTTGTAGTCGCTCGCGGGACATGAGCGACATGAACATTTGTTTACGGTGTTTATGGGCATCGCCATCCAATGTTTGCACACCCTTTTTACCAAACAAGGTTTCAGCCACTCGGTTTGGTGCGACACCCTCTCTTTTAAATTTGCTGTTGTCGTAAAAAACAGCCGCCGCTTCTTTCCCGCCCATACAGATCGCTTTTTTTCCTAGCAGCCGCGTTTCGAATACGTCTGACTGGAAGCTTTGGCGCCTATTTAAAATATAAAGATAACCTTCCCTCAAAAGGCTCAGGCTGTGGTCAAGTCCTTCTTCCTTCGGTACCGAGTTTGTCATTTCATCCATCTCCTTTTATATGAGTAACATTGTTGGTAATCCGTTCCCTGTTTATTCTTCGGAAAAACTTCAGGCGACTCTGGAGCAGAGTAGGATAAAGTGAGTCGACTCTTCCCTGTACTTTTCATTTTGGTAGCAAAACCCCTGTTATGAGAGCTTTTTAACTACATTAAGTGCAATAAAAATACTACCAACCGGAAATATTTTGTTTAACAACCGCTTGTTTGTGTTAACTACAGTAATAACGCTTTTTTTCTGATGACAGAAAAAAAGCTCTACATAAAAATTCGCAGTGCTGTTTTACATTTTTTAATATTAAAAAGGACGTGGTACATGAATGTTGGAAATCGTTAATTTTTTGAATAAGTATGTTTGGAGTAATGCGTTAGTATTTCTATTTTTGGCGGTAGGTCTTATTTTTACGTTGAGAACTCGATTTGTTCAAGTGCGGCGCTTTAAAGATATGATCACATTGCTGTTTGAAAAAAATAATGACAGTGCAGGGATTTCTTCTTTCCAGGCATTGGCGATGTCCTTAGGCAGTCGTATCGGCACAGGTAATATTGTCGGTGTTGCAGCGGCCATCAGCCTCGGTGGTCCCGGTGCGGTTTTCTGGATGTGGGTTATGGGATTTTTAGGTGCAGCCACTTCATTTATTGAAATTACCCTTTCTCAAATTTTCAAAAGTAAAATCGAAGGTGAATACCGCGGCGGAACACCGTTTTATATTTACAAAGGATTGAATTTGAAATGGTTTTCCATCATTTCAGCGACGATTTTAATTATCGTTATCGGGATTTTATGGCCGACAGTACAGGCGAACACGATTGCTTTAACGGTTCAGGAATCATTCAATGTTCCCCCACTTGTAACAGGTTTACTGCTTGCTGCATTAATGGCCGTGATCATTTACGGTGGTGTAAAGCGAATCGCTACTGTTTCGGAATATTTAGTTCCGTTTATGGCTTTAGCTTACGTGACAATTTGTATCGCATTATTAGTCGTTAACATATCCGAAATTCCGGCGATGTTTTCATTAATCGTGACAAGTGCGCTTAACTTGAATGCTACGTTTGCAGGTTTAGTAGGAACCGCCATTGCAATGGGTGTTCAGCGTGGGGTGTTCTCAAGTGCTGCCGGGTTGGGTACGGAAACATTTGAATCCGGTGCAACGAGTGTTTCGCACCCTGCCAAACAAGGGTTAGTACAGGCATTCTCAATTTATATTGATACGTTTTTAATTTGTACAGCGACAGCATTTATGATTTTAATTACAGGTATGTATAATGTTACGCCAAATGCCGGCGAGGCCATCGTATCGAATATTCCGGGTGCAAATCCTGAAATTTATACACAGTCTGCGATGAGTACACTGATCTCTCCGACATTCGGCCAGTACTTTATGACAATATCTTTATTCCTGTTCTGTTTTACTACGTTAATTACGTACTTCTACAAAATGGATACGAATATAGCCTTCATTAAAGAAATGCTGAATATCGGCAAAGCAGGCAAAATCATTACGCATACTGCCCGCATCGGCCTTCTAGGTATGGTTATTTTCGGTGCAGTGAATTCGGCTACACTCATTTGGGCGATTACCGATTTAGGCGTAGGCCTGCTCGGTTGGGTAAACGTTATTACAATCGTACTGCTTTCGAAAACTGCTTTAACCGCACTGAAAGATTACGATACGCAAAAACGCTTGGGCCTTAACCCAACGTTCAACCCATTAGTGTTAGGCATTAAGAACGCGGATTTCTGGGAGGATCTCGAAGCAAGATCTTCGATACCAAATACCGTTCCTTCAAAAGGAAAAACGGTCGTTGCGAAGAAAGTGCGTGAGCGTCTTCAGCCAGTACCGAATCCGTTTTCTGAATAAGTGACAGGCTGACCATTGCTGGATTTTCGGGTAGTGGTCAGCTTTTTTATTTATTATTTCCTTTATATATGGTTCAATTACAGAACAAACGTTCCAATAAAGAGGTGAAGTTTATGGACATCGAACGGCTGCATATCCGCATCATGATTACGTGCTCGATTGTGGGCTTTGCCAAACATGAAGCATTGGCCGCAAGCTATCCGGCAGAGGCAATTGATGATTTGGAACAGCACGGCTATATTGCCCGGACAAGGTATGGCCATTACTACAATACGAAGCTGGCCGCGCAGTATTTGAGAAGATTTATTACAACGTACAGTCCGCGCTTAAAGGTTGCGGAAATGGTGGAACTGTTGGAGCATGCACCCGAATATGTCGTCGTCGATATTGAAACGACGGGGGGCTCTGCTGCAAGGGGTGATAAAATTGTGGAGATTGCCGCGCTGAAAATAAACAACGGAGAAACGGTGGACCTTTTTCACCGCTTTGTGAATCCGGAAAAACCGATCAAAAATTCGCATATCCATGGGATTACGAATGAACGGGTAAAAGATGAGCAAACCATCTCCCCTGTCATTCATGCCTTTAAAGATTTTTTAGGTGATATGCCCATTGTGAGTCACCATATCGGGTTTGACTGGTATAGCTTTCTCGCACTAGAGTTTTTCCGGAACGGTATTCGACCAACGAATCCGGCTGCGTGTACGGTACTGCTTGCACGCAAATATTTGGACAGCCCGAAGAATAACTTGAATGTCATTGCCGAAACGTATAACATTCCGCTGCTTAACCATCATACAGCCGATGCGGATGCGATTTGTGCCAATGAAATACTGCAGCTTATTTTGAAAAAAGCGACTGCACAGTAAGAATGTGTGTGGTCGCTTTTTGTGCTTTTATTAGAATAGTTGAAATGGTTATTAGAAAATGTTCGCAGGGTATTAGAACATCGGAGTGCTTTATTTGAAGATGGCGGCTGTTTATTAGAACAACTCACTGATTTATTAGAAGTTCGCACTTTTATTAGAACATTTTTTTGTTTATTAGAACAATGCAGGACATTATTAGAAGTTCTCAGAATGCATTGTGTTGAAACTATTTCCAGCCTGTCGTCGTAGAATATATAAATTGGAGGTGGATGGATGAGGAACTTCTCTTTATATATGATGTTTACCGGGATATTGATCATCGCCATTAGCGGAAACTGGATTATCTTAAATTATGATAATGTCACGGTTTATCCGAAAACTTCTTATGTTATTTTTACAATCGGGTTAGTATTTGTAGCAGGCGCATTTGTCATGAGCCGTTTCACTACGTACCGTGAAACTGCGAGTACAAATGATAAACGAGACGCATTAAACAGATGGCTTATGGCGAATTATCCGGTTAATAAATGGTTGATTGGCCTCGCCGTTCTTCCTCTTGTCATTGCACCGTTTTATAGCTGGCTGCTGCTTTATACGTTATTTAAGTGGTATTTAATTGTTGGTAGTATGATAGCCGGAATAATTTTCGTGCTGCAAGGTGAACGGGTAGAAGATGATGCGGATTGGCAGTATAAAGGAAAAACAAAGAAAATGCTGGATCTGATCGATTACCGGAAACACCCGTTTAATATTTCGCTTATTCTTTTTATACTCGTCATTGGCAGCTTTATTTTCAGTAAGCAGTGGAATATTCCGCTCCATATGGATGTTGGCGGCAATCCGTACTACGTTGTTACTTTGCCAATCAGTGCATCTGTTATGTCCGCCCTCATGGTAATGAGTACGTTTATTTATATTATCCATCATGGGGATTTCTTCGGATTCCTTAAAGCTGGGCTAAGTTATGAACGAGTCATGGCTGCCCACTTTGGAGAAATTTTTATGTGTAGTCCTACATTGTGTCTTTTAATTTTCACTTGGATTATTTCCTTATCCTCTTATTGGTAGATAGGCACGAAACGGTAAATTTTTGCATACTTTAGCAACAATAAAAAAAGAGGTGAACGATTGAATTCGAATCATGATTATACAACGGCGCAACCGCAGTTTACATTCGATCTTAATAAAAATGCGTTGTTCGTTAAAGACCAGCATAATTTTATCAACCTGCTTGGCGTGAACCAGTTGAATACGCTGGATAATATATCGCTGCTTGATATTTATTTGAGCGCCAATAATGTCATTGAGCCGCACTACCATCAAAATGCGGCGGAACTTGTTTACTGCATTACAGGAAGGGCGATTGTTTCCATATTGAATCCGTTTACGAAACAGCTGATGCATTTCCCGATTAGTCCCGGTCAAGTGGCGAACGTTCCTCAAGGGTGGTGGCATTACGAAGTCGCTACGCAAAACAATACGCATCTGCTTGCCATTTTTAATGCTCCGACACCAGAAGTGATTCTAGGTTCTGATCTGCTTAAGCTGACACCGGCAAATATTATGGCCCATACTTATGGCATGAATGAAAATCTGTGGCAGCAGGCAGTTGCCCCTGTCAGACCGAATACTTTCATCGGTCCGCCAAACCCTTGGCAGCATGCCCAGCCCGGCAATTATGGCGGCGGGTATGGGCAGTGATTGATCTCGGTCGAAGGATCAAATTTCAAAAAGCGCTTGCATAATGATGCGGTCATGTTATGATTATTGTGAAATTAACCCAATATTGGAAGCAGATATTCTGCTCGTAAAACTACTAGGGGCGCCTAATGGCTGAGAAGTACCCTTTGCACCTGATCTAGGTAATACTAGCGTAGGAAAGTAGTATCGATCCCCTATTTTTATTTTTTGTTTAGGCTACGATACCACTTTCTTAATTGAAAGTGGTTTTTTTGTTGCAAAAATTATTGTAAAGGATGGTAAAAATGAATAAAACGAGAAAGCTTACTTACTCCGCGATTATCGCAGCGATCACAACGATTCTCAGCAGTATGGTATACATCCCATTAGGTTTTGCAAAAATTTTTCCGATTCAGCATTTTGCCAATGTCGTATCAGCGGTACTGCTCGGTCCATGGTATGCGGTATTCCAGGCATTTCTTACGTCCACATTGAGAAACTTAATGGGGACAGGCAGTCTATTTGCTTATCCGGGAAGTATGATCGGCGCACTGCTAGCCGCACTTTTGTTTGCGAAAACGAAGAAACTGGCGTTTGCAGCTGTTGGTGAAGTGATTGGAACAGGGTTGCTCGGTGCGGTTGCTACTTATCCGATTGCAATTTTATTTTTAGGTCAGGAAGCAGCGCTGTTCGGCTTTGTACCAGCATTTATGATGAGTTCGTTTGCGGGTGCGCTTTTAGGTTATGGTTTGCTGAAGGTGATGGTGAGAAACCGGGCGTTTGGCGGGATGCTTTATCAGAATGTGGGGTGAGTCGACGGGGTTGGGTTTTTATTTGAAGGTTTCGGGTGGATATTAGAACTTCGGGGCGGGATATTAGAACTTCTGCGTGCTTTATTAGAACAATCTATTGCTGGAAGATTTTCTTCACTGGTCTAGCGGTTTTATTAGAAGAGTTGGAGCAGATATTAGAACTTCGGGGCGGGATATTGGATCTTTCGTGGATTTTATTAGAACAACTTATTTATGGAGAACTATTTTCACCAGCTTATTGATTTTATTAGAAGACTTGAGCGTTTATTAGAACTTCCGGGCGGGATATTTGAAGATCTGCGGATGATATTAGAACAAATCACCTACTTATTAGAACAACCGACACTTATATTAGAAAATCCCACGTTTATTAGAAGATTTTAAACTATATTAGAACAACTCAGCCCTTTATTAGAAAATGAAGCGCCGGGTATTAATGCATGACACCCGGCACAATTTTCAAGCTAAATTAATCTGCCACGACACGCCGTAGCGGTCATTTAGCCAGCCGAACTTCTTACTGAAACCGTAATCCCCGATCGGCATTAGCGGATGTCCGCCTTCGAGCAGTTTTTCATATAGATAGTCGGTTTCCTCTTCGGTATCACATGTAATAAAAATAGAGAACGACGGGGTAAAGTCAAATTCATGTTTTAAATTACTGTCGATGCACATAAATTCCTGACCTTTAATCGAAAAAGTCGCTTGCATGACTTTCCCTTCGTCTCCGCCTTCATTTGCCCCATAGCGGACAATGCTCGTAATTTCCGCATCCTCGATTATGGATGTGTAGAAGTTCATTGCCTCTTCTGCAACTCCGCCTTGAAATATTAAAAATGGTTTTGCGCTTTTCATTGTAGCCTTCCCCTTCCGAAATCAAATTTACACCACTTCAATTTAGCCTATTTTAACCTTTTCCGCGAACTTTTCTACCTATAAAAAGGCATCTCCATATTCGAAGATGCCTTTCGTTTAATATTTAAATTTCGCGATAACGAGCTGTAATTCCTGTGCCAGTTCTGTTAAAGCTTGTGCCGATGTAGAAATTTCTTCAATCGCGATGAGCTGTTGTTCCGAAGATGCGGCTACTTCTTCTGAAATCGCAGCATTGTCTTGCGCAAATAATGCCATTTCACGTACGCTGGAAGATGTTTCGAGAATCGAGGCAGACACTTGCTGTGCTGTTGCCGATACTTCCTCTATTTGCGGTGTTACTTGCTCCATACTTTCGATAATGGTAGAGAACTTCGCCAATGCTTCGTTGGAAACTTCCACACCATTTTCTACCTGGTGGGAAATGCGGTCCATAATCGAGACCGTATTTTCCGTGTCATTCTGAATAGCTGAAATGATTTCATAAATATCCTTTGTCGACTGATGGGACTGATTTGCCAGTTGCTTCACTTCATTGGCGACAACCGCAAAACCTTTCCCGTGTTCCCCTGCTCGTGCCGCTTCAATCGAGGCATTTAATGAAAGCAAGTTTGTCTGTTCAGCGATTCCTGTAATAATATTTAAAATCGAATTCACCTGTTTTGAACGATCATTTAATGACTGGATCGTTTGATGGGACGCGATGACCGACTGATGGATCGATTTCATCTGATTCACAATATTTTCAACAGACTGACCGCCATCATATGCCTGTTTCGTCGTTTCGTTTGTAAGTGCTGAAACTTGCGCCGAGTAATTCGCGATTTGTACAGCGCCCTCCGTTATTTCCTCGAATGCATGGACACTTGTATCGACACTGTCCTTTTGCTTTTCCGCGCTTAGCGATACTTGCTGAATCGAAGCCGAAACTTCCTGTGTCACAGCAGTCGTCTCTTCGGAGTTCGCCGACAACTGTTCTGCTGAAGCCGCGACAAGTTCCGCATTTTGCTCAATTTTATGAATGAGGGATTTGAGGCTTTCCTGCATTTCTCCAAAGGCCTGTCCCAGCTCTCCAATTTCATCCGTCGTTTTCACGTCGATCGTTTGCGTCAGATCGCCATCACTGATCATTAGTGCTTTTTCTTTTAAATCTTTGATCGGTCTAATAATTGAACGGATCAGAATAAAGATTAGCAGTACACCAACTACAACCATAATTAAAATAACGATAATGGTTGCTTTAATTATCGGTGCTGCCGCCTCATCAATTTCATGAAGATACATATTTCCGCCAAGTTTCCAGCCCGTCAATTCGTTTGTGATAAAACGGACTACTTTTTTGTCACCGAAATAATCGTACTCAATCGAGCTCGCTTCGTTACTGTAAAACACATCGTAGAACGACTCTCCAAGTGGCGTGCCTGTTTCCTCTTCAGGGTGGACGATGTATTCGCCCTTTCTATCAAGCAGTACTGCATAGCCCTCTTCCCCAACATTAATCTGGCCTGTTATTTCGGCAATGTGACTTAATTTCAAGTTAATTCCGACTACCCCGCCGGCGATACTTTTTGAAATCGTTACAACTACATTATTACTGCTCGTAGAAATGTATGGATGCGAAATAACGGCCTGTCCTTTATTGGCAATGGCGTCCTTGTACCAGTCACGTTCTGTTACATCGAAATCTTTATCCATTGCCATATACGGCGCAATCGTCACCGATCCGTCATCCTTGCCAAGAAACACGGATTCCGCGTCTTCGTTCAGTTCAACATATTGATCCATGATTTTTGCTATATATTCATCGTCATCACTGCTACTGATTTCTTTCGATAAAAAGTCAACATTATCGATTTTATTTTCCATCAGACTGTTAATCGATGTATTGAGTAATCCCAAGTTTTTGTCGATTGTATTATAATACTGTTCTTTAATTGTATCCGTCGCGATAATTGCGGCAGTTGCCCCAATCGCTATGGATGGTACTAATAAAAATAGGGCAAATGCTAAAATTAGTTTCGGTTGTAGATTTTTGAAATTAAACAAATTGGACTTCCCTTCCTTACTAAGTTCGTAATATGTATTTCGATTAATAGACATTTTTCAAGTCTGTTTCTTATATCACCCTTTCAAGTTCACTACTAATTACTAAAGCCTCTATCTCTTTTTAATTTTCCGAGTAAGTTTTATGCAATAATACTTACTTTAAATAATAAAATTAATATACTAATTTCCTATGTCAGTATACAATTTTCCCTTTACTAAATAAAATAGTGAAAAAGAATACGTTACATTCCTAAAATTCATAGGTAGGGATGGGGTTCGGTTGCTTAATTTATTAGAAGTTTTTATGAAGATATTAGAAGAGTTACATCGAATATTAGAACTTCGGCGAGGTTTATTAGAATAACTTGGATAAGCGGATGCTTTTATGAGTGGGAGCGTTGTATTTTTGGTTTTCGGAGAGAGTATGAGATTTTATTAGAAGAGTTGGGGCAGATATTAGAATATTGGGGGAGGATATTAGAACTTCTGTGGGCGATATTAGCACAAGTTACGGACTTATTAGCATATTTATTACTTATATTAGAAGATCACACTTTTATTAGAACAAATAAAAATATATTAGAACAAATCACCCCTTTATTAGAACATCGCTGCTGAAAATTCAAACACCGAATGGTCATGCTCCCACCCGGTGTTTCATTTTAAGTTCTCTAACCTTGATAGCTCACTTTTCCTGTCTCTACTAATTCCTTCAGACCCATGAACATTAAATTCCAGCCTTGTTCTGTGCCATCTCGCATTTCATCCACAGCTTTTTTTATATCATCATCTGTCCAGTGCTCTTCATTCTCAACATGGATCAGTTGGGTGAACGTCATTTCACTGCCTTGTCCCAACTCTTTCAGCTCCACTGTAATGGTATCTGCCAGTTCACTGAATTGCGGCATCTTAAAAGTGAACACGATTTTTTCAGGCGATTTGATTTCAAGGTATTCGCCGATTGCGCGGTAGTCTTTTCCACCACGGTGGTCGACAATTTCCCAGCCGCCCCCTACTTTCGGGTCATTTTGTGCGACCTTGTTCGTCCCTACCAAAGTAAAGAACCAATTTTTCATCATTTCAGGATTCAGCCATGCGTCAAACACTTTTTCAGGCTTTACATTAAATTCTCTTTTTATCGTTAATGTCGTTGTTGAAATATTGTTCATTCAAATTCTCCTTTTAGTTACTTTAGTTAATTAATAACCTATACACAGGAACTTTAAAAACAATTGCTCCATAAAAAAGTCTCCTGCGAGATTGCCCTCACAGGAGACT
This genomic window contains:
- a CDS encoding methyl-accepting chemotaxis protein; the protein is MFNFKNLQPKLILAFALFLLVPSIAIGATAAIIATDTIKEQYYNTIDKNLGLLNTSINSLMENKIDNVDFLSKEISSSDDDEYIAKIMDQYVELNEDAESVFLGKDDGSVTIAPYMAMDKDFDVTERDWYKDAIANKGQAVISHPYISTSSNNVVVTISKSIAGGVVGINLKLSHIAEITGQINVGEEGYAVLLDRKGEYIVHPEEETGTPLGESFYDVFYSNEASSIEYDYFGDKKVVRFITNELTGWKLGGNMYLHEIDEAAAPIIKATIIVILIMVVVGVLLIFILIRSIIRPIKDLKEKALMISDGDLTQTIDVKTTDEIGELGQAFGEMQESLKSLIHKIEQNAELVAASAEQLSANSEETTAVTQEVSASIQQVSLSAEKQKDSVDTSVHAFEEITEGAVQIANYSAQVSALTNETTKQAYDGGQSVENIVNQMKSIHQSVIASHQTIQSLNDRSKQVNSILNIITGIAEQTNLLSLNASIEAARAGEHGKGFAVVANEVKQLANQSHQSTKDIYEIISAIQNDTENTVSIMDRISHQVENGVEVSNEALAKFSTIIESMEQVTPQIEEVSATAQQVSASILETSSSVREMALFAQDNAAISEEVAASSEQQLIAIEEISTSAQALTELAQELQLVIAKFKY
- a CDS encoding SRPBCC family protein, with the translated sequence MNNISTTTLTIKREFNVKPEKVFDAWLNPEMMKNWFFTLVGTNKVAQNDPKVGGGWEIVDHRGGKDYRAIGEYLEIKSPEKIVFTFKMPQFSELADTITVELKELGQGSEMTFTQLIHVENEEHWTDDDIKKAVDEMRDGTEQGWNLMFMGLKELVETGKVSYQG
- a CDS encoding nucleotidyltransferase; translation: MRNFSLYMMFTGILIIAISGNWIILNYDNVTVYPKTSYVIFTIGLVFVAGAFVMSRFTTYRETASTNDKRDALNRWLMANYPVNKWLIGLAVLPLVIAPFYSWLLLYTLFKWYLIVGSMIAGIIFVLQGERVEDDADWQYKGKTKKMLDLIDYRKHPFNISLILFILVIGSFIFSKQWNIPLHMDVGGNPYYVVTLPISASVMSALMVMSTFIYIIHHGDFFGFLKAGLSYERVMAAHFGEIFMCSPTLCLLIFTWIISLSSYW
- a CDS encoding cupin domain-containing protein; protein product: MNSNHDYTTAQPQFTFDLNKNALFVKDQHNFINLLGVNQLNTLDNISLLDIYLSANNVIEPHYHQNAAELVYCITGRAIVSILNPFTKQLMHFPISPGQVANVPQGWWHYEVATQNNTHLLAIFNAPTPEVILGSDLLKLTPANIMAHTYGMNENLWQQAVAPVRPNTFIGPPNPWQHAQPGNYGGGYGQ
- a CDS encoding 3'-5' exonuclease, giving the protein MDIERLHIRIMITCSIVGFAKHEALAASYPAEAIDDLEQHGYIARTRYGHYYNTKLAAQYLRRFITTYSPRLKVAEMVELLEHAPEYVVVDIETTGGSAARGDKIVEIAALKINNGETVDLFHRFVNPEKPIKNSHIHGITNERVKDEQTISPVIHAFKDFLGDMPIVSHHIGFDWYSFLALEFFRNGIRPTNPAACTVLLARKYLDSPKNNLNVIAETYNIPLLNHHTADADAICANEILQLILKKATAQ
- a CDS encoding VOC family protein, with product MKSAKPFLIFQGGVAEEAMNFYTSIIEDAEITSIVRYGANEGGDEGKVMQATFSIKGQEFMCIDSNLKHEFDFTPSFSIFITCDTEEETDYLYEKLLEGGHPLMPIGDYGFSKKFGWLNDRYGVSWQINLA
- the thiW gene encoding energy coupling factor transporter S component ThiW, producing the protein MNKTRKLTYSAIIAAITTILSSMVYIPLGFAKIFPIQHFANVVSAVLLGPWYAVFQAFLTSTLRNLMGTGSLFAYPGSMIGALLAALLFAKTKKLAFAAVGEVIGTGLLGAVATYPIAILFLGQEAALFGFVPAFMMSSFAGALLGYGLLKVMVRNRAFGGMLYQNVG